A genomic window from Brassica oleracea var. oleracea cultivar TO1000 chromosome C8, BOL, whole genome shotgun sequence includes:
- the LOC106308627 gene encoding uncharacterized protein LOC106308627, which yields MMQAKPPISSSKKWCAHMECLVPLCPTETQNSSVTSGGPCGKSLEPSSFSLPLATHRLMVRPRHSITNLSPFEIVYGFRPETPMDLSALPPAMQETLEKKAERNRIKLNNGRTEVIFQPGDWVWLHMRPERFPEERKSKLSPRGDGPFRVLDRINDNAYRLELPDDGDVLRTEPVQEGGDVAVPITEVPIIRKGPTTRSGLRVIRAGFAKAVQELLAQEQTGFKQLLIQELADLKLEDTSEPLEPATGYIVVNHFKAILGPTALTPPPVQSTPDWFHATIGYRCPSNLLPSLVSIPTAEEISKMMFRLNPNKAPGPDGLTSGFFKASWSLLGDEVAQSIIHFFYTSFLPTSINSTILALIPKRPGASAISDFRPIACLNTVYKVISRLLVKRLKPILPSLIVPNQTAFVKDRLLVENTVLAAELVHGYHKRQGPKHITIKVDIAKAFDTLSWEFLFNCLEGLQLPEVLLKRLKACICSPSFMIGYNGSVQGYFKGRRGLRQGDPLSLYLFVIAMNVLSIMLNKAAQDLKINYHSKCSSSKLTHLCFADDLLIFIDGSLASVQNVLQILREFELRSG from the exons ATGATGCAAGCCAAACCGCCGATCTCTTCTTCAAAGAAGTGGTGCGCTCACATGGAGTGCCTCGTACCATTGTGTCCGACCGAGACACAAAATTCCTCAGTCACTTCTGGAGGACCTTGTGGAAAAAGCTTGGAACCAAGCTCCTTTTCTCTACCACTTGCCACCCACAGACTGATGGTCAGACCGAG GCACTCTATTACTAACCTCTCCCCTTTTGAGATCGTGTATGGCTTTAGACCAGAGACTCCGATGGACCTATCCGCACTTCCCCCAGCCATGCAA GAGACTTTGGAGAAGAAGGCTGAACGGAACCGGATCAAGCTCAACAATGGGCGCACCGAAGTTATCTTCCAACCAGGCGACTGGGTGTGGCTCCATATGAGGCCAGAGAGGTTCCCGGAAGAGAGGAAGAGCAAACTATCCCCACGGGGGGACGGACCATTCCGAGTGCTCGACCGAATCAATGACAATGCCTACCGACTAGAGCTGCCAG ATGACGGAGATGTTCTGAGGACAGAACCTGTTCAAGAGGGAGGGGATGTTGCAGTCCCCATAACTGAGGTTCCCATCATCCGCAAAGGTCCTACCACAAGGTCCGGTTTAAGGGTTATAAGAGCTGGATTTGCCAAAGCTGTCCAGGAGTTGCTTGCACAGGAACAAACCGGATTCAAGCAACTATTGATCCAGGAGTTGGCCGACTTAAAGCTTGAAGACACCAGCGAGCCATTGGAG CCTGCAACAGGCTACATTGTTGTTAATCACTTCAAAGCCATTCTAGGGCCTACTGCACTGACGCCTCCTCCCGTACAATCTACGCCAGACTGGTTCCACGCAACTATAGGCTACCGATGCCCAAGCAATCTTCTACCTTCTTTGGTATCGATACCAACTGCTGAGGAAATCTCAAAGATGATGTTTCGGCTGAATCCTAACAAAGCGCCAGGGCCTGATGGGCTAACTTCAGGGTTTTTCAAAGCATCATGGTCGCTTCTAGGGGATGAGGTGGCTCAGTCTATCATTCACTTCTTTTATACCTCGTTCCTCCCGACTTCTATTAACTCAACCATCCTTGCTCTGATCCCCAAGAGACCGGGAGCTTCAGCTATCTCTGACTTTCGCCCCATTGCTTGCCTCAATACAGTCTATAAAGTGATCTCAAGGCTTCTAGTGAAACGGTTAAAACCTATACTGCCTTCTCTAATTGTGCCTAACCAGACTGCGTTTGTGAAAGACAGGTTATTGGTGGAGAACACGGTCCTTGCGGCAGAATTAGTGCATGGATACCATAAAAGACAAGGACCGAAGCACATCACCATCAAGGTCGACATTGCAAAGGCTTTCGACACACTCTCATGGGAGTTTCTGTTCAACTGCCTAGAGGGGCTACAACTTCCTGAGGTGTTGCTGAAGAGGCTTAAAGCGTGTATTTGCTCACCTAGCTTCATGATTGGATATAATGGAAGTGTTCAGGGGTACTTTAAAGGAAGAAGGGGTCTGAGGCAGGGAGACCCCTTATCCCTTTATCTGTTTGTGATAGCCATGAATGTGCTCTCTATTATGCTGAATAAAGCGGCTCAGGACTTGAAGATCAACTACCACTCCAAATGCTCATCCTCAAAGCTCACCCATCTTTGCTTCGCTGACGATCTACTCATTTTCATTGATGGGAGCCTTGCATCAGTTCAGAATGTGCTTCAGATCCTTCGTGAGTTTGAGCTACGCTCGGGTTAG